One part of the Chiroxiphia lanceolata isolate bChiLan1 chromosome 14, bChiLan1.pri, whole genome shotgun sequence genome encodes these proteins:
- the RAB9B gene encoding ras-related protein Rab-9B isoform X3 translates to MSGKSLLLKVILLGDGGVGKSSLMNRYVTNKFDSQAFHTIGVEFLNRDLEVDGRFVTLQIWDTAGQERFKSLRTPFYRGADCCLLTFSVDDRQSFENLSNWQKEFVYYADVKDPEHFPFVVLGNKIDKLERQVSTEEARAWCMENGNYPYLETSAKDDTNVTVAFEEAVRQVLAVEEQLEHCMLGHTIDLHSSSKSGSSCC, encoded by the coding sequence ATGAGTGGGAAGTCCTTGCTCCTGAAGGTCATTCTCCTGGGGGATGGTGGAGTTGGGAAGAGCTCCCTCATGAACCGCTACGTCACCAACAAGTTTGACTCGCAGGCGTTCCACACGATCGGGGTGGAGTTCCTGAACCGGGACCTGGAGGTGGACGGGCGGTTTGTGACCCTCCAGATCTGGGACACGGCGGGACAGGAGCGGTTCAAGAGCCTGCGGACGCCCTTTTACCGGGGGGCAGATTGCTGCCTGCTGACCTTCAGCGTGGACGACCGGCAGAGCTTCGAGAACCTCAGTAACTGGCAGAAGGAGTTTGTCTATTACGCCGACGTGAAGGACCCCGAACACTTCCCGTTTGTAGTCCTGGGCAACAAAATAGACAAACTGGAGAGACAGGTGAGCACGGAGGAGGCCCGGGCCTGGTGCATGGAGAACGGTAACTATCCGTACCTGGAGACTAGTGCCAAGGACGACACCAATGTGACAGTGGCCTTTGAGGAAGCTGTACGACAGGTGCTGGCggtggaggagcagctggagcactgcATGCTGGGCCACACCATTGACCTGCACTCCAGCTCCAAATCGGGGTCTTCCTGTTGTTAA
- the RAB9B gene encoding ras-related protein Rab-9B isoform X2, translated as MPLPSLGSSDCYTGGKCSLDTPRDNCISRADCLGTPPLRPAAMSGKSLLLKVILLGDGGVGKSSLMNRYVTNKFDSQAFHTIGVEFLNRDLEVDGRFVTLQIWDTAGQERFKSLRTPFYRGADCCLLTFSVDDRQSFENLSNWQKEFVYYADVKDPEHFPFVVLGNKIDKLERQVSTEEARAWCMENGNYPYLETSAKDDTNVTVAFEEAVRQVLAVEEQLEHCMLGHTIDLHSSSKSGSSCC; from the exons tgACTGTTACACTGGAGGAAAGTGTTCCCTGGACACTCCCAGAGACAACTGTATCTCCAGAGCAG ATTGCCTTGGGACCCCGCCCCTCCGTCCTGCTGCAATGAGTGGGAAGTCCTTGCTCCTGAAGGTCATTCTCCTGGGGGATGGTGGAGTTGGGAAGAGCTCCCTCATGAACCGCTACGTCACCAACAAGTTTGACTCGCAGGCGTTCCACACGATCGGGGTGGAGTTCCTGAACCGGGACCTGGAGGTGGACGGGCGGTTTGTGACCCTCCAGATCTGGGACACGGCGGGACAGGAGCGGTTCAAGAGCCTGCGGACGCCCTTTTACCGGGGGGCAGATTGCTGCCTGCTGACCTTCAGCGTGGACGACCGGCAGAGCTTCGAGAACCTCAGTAACTGGCAGAAGGAGTTTGTCTATTACGCCGACGTGAAGGACCCCGAACACTTCCCGTTTGTAGTCCTGGGCAACAAAATAGACAAACTGGAGAGACAGGTGAGCACGGAGGAGGCCCGGGCCTGGTGCATGGAGAACGGTAACTATCCGTACCTGGAGACTAGTGCCAAGGACGACACCAATGTGACAGTGGCCTTTGAGGAAGCTGTACGACAGGTGCTGGCggtggaggagcagctggagcactgcATGCTGGGCCACACCATTGACCTGCACTCCAGCTCCAAATCGGGGTCTTCCTGTTGTTAA